In Flavobacterium lacustre, a genomic segment contains:
- a CDS encoding zinc metallopeptidase yields MGMGYMILAGAIMLVSWLVSSRLKSKFEHYSKLQLQNGMSGAEIAEKMLADNGIRDVRVISTPGQLTDHYNPVDKTVNLSEAVYNQRNAAAAAVAAHECGHAVQHAVGYQWLTMRSQLVPIVNVASTYMQWILLAGILMIKTFPQLLLIGIIVFAATTLFSIVTLPVEYDASNRALAWLKTKNMLNRAEYSGAEDSLKWAARTYVVAALGSIATLLYYVSIYMGGSRRD; encoded by the coding sequence ATGGGAATGGGTTATATGATATTGGCTGGAGCAATTATGCTCGTAAGCTGGTTAGTTAGTTCAAGACTAAAAAGCAAGTTTGAACATTATTCAAAATTACAATTACAAAACGGAATGTCCGGTGCAGAAATTGCCGAAAAAATGCTGGCTGATAACGGTATTCGGGATGTGAGAGTCATCTCAACACCGGGACAATTAACAGATCATTACAATCCGGTAGATAAAACCGTTAACTTGAGTGAGGCGGTTTACAATCAAAGAAACGCCGCTGCTGCTGCAGTAGCTGCTCACGAATGTGGTCATGCGGTTCAACATGCGGTGGGATATCAATGGTTGACCATGCGTTCTCAGTTAGTGCCAATCGTGAATGTGGCGTCTACATACATGCAATGGATTTTGCTGGCTGGAATCTTGATGATCAAAACGTTTCCACAATTATTATTGATTGGAATTATTGTTTTCGCAGCTACAACTTTGTTTTCTATTGTGACTTTACCGGTAGAATATGATGCGAGTAATCGCGCATTGGCTTGGCTAAAAACTAAAAATATGTTGAATCGCGCGGAATATTCCGGAGCCGAAGATTCGTTGAAATGGGCCGCCAGAACGTATGTGGTAGCTGCTCTGGGATCTATCGCTACCTTGTTGTATTATGTGTCGATTTATATGGGAGGCAGTCGAAGAGACTAA
- a CDS encoding cell division protein FtsX: MSSSFDKFQKRRLISSYFSVVLSVFLVLFLLGMLGLFIINSKKLADDFKENIAMTVFFKNEANDTILKAFGTELKTAPFAKKFVFVSKDDAAKQHTDIIGEDFVTFLGENPLQNSYDIHIKADYVEKDSVAKIESRLRKNTMISDIVYDKQLVNLVNDNIKKVSMWILIVSGFLAVIAVLLINSSLRLSIHSNRFIIKTMQMVGATKAFIRKPFVMRSIKLGMIGSGLAILALIGVLIYVENSFPNLGILDDKFLIALVLITVFGIGILITWLSTYFATQRFLNLRTDDLY; this comes from the coding sequence ATGAGTTCTTCCTTCGATAAATTTCAAAAACGCAGATTAATTTCCTCTTATTTTTCGGTAGTACTAAGTGTATTCTTGGTGTTATTTTTATTGGGAATGTTGGGCCTTTTCATTATAAATTCTAAAAAATTGGCTGACGATTTCAAAGAAAATATAGCCATGACTGTGTTTTTCAAGAACGAAGCGAATGATACAATTCTAAAAGCCTTTGGAACCGAATTGAAAACAGCTCCTTTTGCAAAGAAATTTGTATTTGTGTCCAAAGATGATGCTGCTAAGCAACATACCGATATTATTGGAGAAGATTTTGTAACCTTTTTGGGCGAAAATCCTTTGCAAAATTCCTATGATATTCACATCAAAGCCGATTATGTTGAGAAAGACAGCGTTGCAAAAATAGAAAGTCGCTTACGCAAAAATACTATGATTTCGGACATTGTGTATGACAAACAATTAGTGAATTTAGTAAATGACAACATCAAAAAAGTGAGCATGTGGATTTTGATTGTTAGCGGATTTTTGGCCGTAATCGCTGTTTTATTAATCAACAGTTCTTTGCGTTTGTCCATTCATTCCAACCGATTTATCATCAAAACCATGCAAATGGTGGGCGCAACGAAAGCTTTTATCAGAAAACCATTTGTAATGCGAAGCATCAAACTAGGAATGATTGGTTCCGGACTTGCTATTCTTGCCTTAATTGGCGTTTTGATTTATGTAGAAAACAGCTTTCCTAATCTTGGAATTCTCGACGACAAATTTCTAATTGCTTTAGTTTTAATAACTGTTTTCGGAATTGGAATATTAATCACTTGGTTGAGTACTTATTTCGCCACACAACGTTTCTTAAATTTAAGAACAGACGATCTTTATTAA
- a CDS encoding DUF4271 domain-containing protein, which yields MIEHLLHPRITENKDWATLLFVMSFLIIALTKSVFENRFGDFINLIFSDKYIKVYKDSSHLKSGFTISLFFVQVVSLAFFIQISLSIFGYASKTDWLLYIQIITFLIFFILAKYLIEKIIATSFNIEDFMEHFNLQKVTYRTYIGLFILPINIILFYYDAVSKNIPLIIIGLILAINMLTYLISIKNYQNVIFGKLFYFILYLCALEIAPYYFMYYWFTKGIA from the coding sequence ATGATTGAACACCTACTGCATCCAAGGATCACCGAAAACAAAGACTGGGCAACACTTCTGTTTGTTATGTCCTTTCTGATTATTGCCCTTACTAAATCGGTATTCGAAAATCGATTTGGTGATTTTATTAACTTAATCTTTTCGGACAAATACATTAAAGTCTATAAAGACAGTAGTCACCTTAAAAGCGGGTTTACTATTTCCTTATTTTTTGTACAGGTGGTTTCACTTGCCTTTTTTATTCAAATTTCGCTGAGTATTTTTGGCTATGCATCAAAAACAGATTGGCTGCTTTACATTCAGATCATCACATTTCTTATTTTCTTTATTTTGGCTAAATATCTTATAGAAAAAATCATCGCCACTTCATTCAATATTGAAGATTTTATGGAGCATTTTAACCTTCAAAAAGTCACTTACAGAACCTATATTGGATTATTTATACTACCAATAAACATTATTTTATTTTATTATGATGCTGTCTCAAAAAATATTCCCCTCATAATTATTGGGTTAATACTAGCGATAAACATGTTGACTTATTTAATTTCAATAAAAAATTATCAAAATGTAATATTCGGTAAGTTGTTTTATTTTATTTTATATCTTTGCGCTCTTGAAATAGCCCCTTATTATTTTATGTATTATTGGTTTACAAAAGGGATTGCTTAG
- a CDS encoding leucine--tRNA ligase yields the protein MKYNPNEIEAKWQKYWAENQTFAAQNNSEKPKHYVLDMFPYPSGAGLHVGHPLGYIASDVYSRYKRHQGFNVLHPMGYDSFGLPAEQYAIQTGQRPEDTTSVNIDGGTDKEGNKIAGYRKQLDKIGFSFDWSREVRTSNPDYYKHTQWIFIQLFNSWYNKNSDKAEDISTLVSIFSTEGNANINAVCDENIDAFSANEWNAFAKEQQEKILLQYRLTYLAETEVNWCPGLGTVLANDEIVNGVSERGGFTVIRKKMTQWSMRISAYAERLLQGLNDIDWSESIKESQRNWIGKSVGAMVSFKVESQKSKVESEQQYIDVFTTRPDTIFGVTFMTLAPEHELVAQIATPEQKTAVEAYIEKTAKRSERERMADVKTISGVFTGAYAEHPFTKEPIPVWIGDYVLAGYGTGAVMAVPCGDERDYAFANFFKGQNGMQEIKNIFANVDISEAAYGSKDNVEIANSDFLNGLNYKEATKKVIEELEKLNQGKGKINYRLRDAVFSRQRYWGEPFPVYYVNGLPQMIDAQHLPIILPEVEKYLPTEDGQPPLGNALVWAWDSSNNKVVETSLVDNKTIFPLELNTMPGWAGSSWYWMRYMDAHNENEFASKDALAYWESVDLYIGGSEHATGHLLYSRFWNKFLKDKGFAPTEEPFKKLINQGMILGMSAFVYKVSWSLFSPDDENGVKLPAIFVSNSIKNNKEILKVELGQIIKKIYPEKNNVDILEVEVSPRHVDVSIVNSSDELDLEKFKNSREEYKKALFITEENGKYIVGREIEKMSKSKYNVVTPDDICNEYGADTLRLYEMFLGPLEQAKPWNTAGISGVFGFLKKLCRLYFDDNGLIVTNDAPTKDNLKSLHKTIKKVAEDIESFSFNTSVSQFMICVNELSTQNCHSRAILEPLAIVISPYAPHIAEELWSLLGNSGSIATVAFPALEEKHLVESDKEYPVSFNGKMRFTMVLPLDLTKEQIEEIVMKDERTIKQLEGRTPNKLIIVPGKIINLVG from the coding sequence ATGAAGTATAATCCGAATGAAATTGAAGCCAAATGGCAGAAATATTGGGCAGAAAATCAAACTTTTGCCGCGCAAAATAATTCAGAAAAACCAAAGCATTACGTGTTGGATATGTTTCCTTATCCTTCTGGAGCTGGATTGCACGTAGGTCATCCGCTGGGATACATCGCCTCTGATGTATATTCCCGTTACAAAAGACACCAAGGTTTTAATGTCTTGCATCCAATGGGTTATGATAGTTTTGGTTTGCCGGCAGAACAATACGCGATTCAAACTGGGCAACGTCCTGAGGATACGACTTCGGTAAATATTGACGGAGGAACGGATAAAGAAGGAAATAAAATTGCGGGATACCGAAAACAATTGGACAAAATTGGATTTTCCTTCGATTGGAGCAGAGAAGTCCGCACTTCAAATCCAGATTATTACAAACATACACAGTGGATTTTTATCCAATTATTCAATTCTTGGTACAATAAAAACAGCGATAAAGCCGAAGATATTTCGACTTTGGTTTCCATTTTTTCAACAGAAGGAAATGCAAATATCAATGCGGTTTGCGATGAAAATATTGACGCTTTTTCAGCAAATGAATGGAACGCTTTCGCAAAAGAACAGCAGGAGAAAATTTTGCTGCAATACAGATTGACGTATTTAGCCGAGACTGAGGTGAACTGGTGTCCTGGATTAGGAACGGTTTTGGCAAATGACGAAATCGTAAATGGTGTTTCGGAACGTGGCGGTTTTACCGTTATTCGTAAAAAAATGACACAATGGAGCATGCGAATCTCAGCTTATGCAGAACGCTTGTTGCAGGGTTTAAACGATATAGATTGGAGCGAAAGCATCAAAGAAAGCCAAAGAAACTGGATTGGAAAATCCGTTGGAGCAATGGTTTCTTTTAAAGTCGAAAGTCAAAAGTCGAAAGTCGAAAGTGAGCAACAATATATCGATGTGTTTACTACAAGACCTGATACCATCTTTGGAGTGACCTTCATGACATTGGCGCCAGAACACGAATTGGTAGCTCAAATCGCCACTCCAGAACAAAAAACGGCTGTTGAAGCATACATAGAAAAAACAGCAAAACGTTCCGAAAGAGAACGTATGGCCGATGTAAAAACCATTTCTGGAGTATTCACAGGAGCGTATGCCGAACATCCGTTTACCAAAGAACCAATTCCGGTTTGGATTGGGGATTATGTTTTGGCAGGTTACGGAACAGGCGCGGTTATGGCGGTTCCTTGTGGCGATGAAAGAGATTATGCTTTTGCGAATTTCTTCAAAGGGCAAAACGGAATGCAGGAAATTAAAAATATTTTTGCCAATGTCGATATTTCCGAAGCTGCTTATGGCTCGAAAGACAATGTGGAAATTGCCAATTCTGATTTCCTAAACGGATTGAATTACAAAGAAGCGACCAAGAAAGTTATCGAAGAATTGGAAAAATTAAACCAAGGGAAAGGAAAAATCAATTACCGTTTGCGTGATGCTGTTTTCTCTCGTCAACGCTATTGGGGAGAGCCGTTTCCGGTGTATTATGTAAATGGCTTACCGCAAATGATTGATGCGCAACATTTACCAATTATTTTACCAGAAGTAGAGAAATATTTACCAACAGAAGATGGTCAACCACCATTAGGAAACGCTTTGGTTTGGGCTTGGGACAGTTCAAATAATAAAGTAGTTGAAACCAGTTTAGTCGATAATAAAACCATTTTTCCATTAGAATTGAACACAATGCCAGGTTGGGCGGGAAGTTCTTGGTATTGGATGCGTTATATGGATGCGCACAATGAGAATGAATTTGCCAGCAAAGATGCTTTGGCGTATTGGGAAAGCGTGGATTTATACATTGGCGGAAGCGAACACGCAACCGGACACTTATTGTATTCTCGTTTTTGGAACAAATTCCTGAAAGATAAAGGTTTTGCACCAACCGAAGAACCATTCAAAAAACTGATTAATCAGGGAATGATTTTGGGGATGAGTGCGTTTGTTTATAAAGTTTCATGGTCTTTATTTAGTCCAGACGATGAAAATGGAGTAAAGTTACCTGCTATTTTTGTTTCAAATTCGATCAAGAATAATAAAGAAATATTGAAAGTTGAATTGGGGCAAATTATTAAAAAAATATATCCAGAAAAGAATAATGTTGATATTTTAGAGGTTGAGGTTTCTCCTAGACATGTAGATGTTTCAATTGTAAATTCTTCAGATGAACTGGATCTTGAGAAATTTAAAAACTCCAGAGAGGAATACAAAAAAGCACTTTTTATCACTGAAGAAAACGGAAAATACATTGTAGGTCGCGAAATCGAAAAAATGTCGAAATCGAAATATAATGTTGTAACTCCGGATGATATTTGTAACGAATACGGAGCGGATACATTACGTTTGTATGAAATGTTCTTAGGACCATTGGAACAAGCGAAACCTTGGAACACCGCAGGAATTTCTGGAGTTTTTGGATTCTTGAAAAAACTGTGTCGTTTGTATTTTGATGATAATGGTTTGATTGTGACCAATGACGCACCAACCAAAGACAACCTGAAATCATTACACAAAACCATCAAAAAAGTAGCGGAAGATATTGAGAGTTTCTCTTTCAATACATCAGTTTCTCAGTTTATGATTTGTGTGAATGAATTGTCCACTCAAAACTGTCATTCTCGTGCGATTCTGGAACCATTAGCAATTGTAATTTCGCCTTATGCACCTCATATTGCCGAGGAATTATGGTCGTTGTTAGGAAATTCCGGTTCTATTGCAACGGTTGCTTTTCCGGCTTTAGAGGAAAAACATTTGGTAGAAAGTGATAAAGAATATCCAGTTTCTTTTAACGGGAAAATGCGTTTCACGATGGTTTTACCTTTGGATTTAACCAAGGAACAAATCGAGGAAATTGTAATGAAAGACGAAAGAACCATCAAACAATTAGAGGGAAGAACGCCAAACAAGTTGATTATTGTTCCTGGAAAAATTATCAATTTGGTGGGATAA
- a CDS encoding thioredoxin family protein: MKAAVAKALFNSHSYSEYRKLVSDLLLEGKSTGNEQSEDLLHYSELNETRLHRLDKTMKITEVNVAKLHSLKNEYIWLVLAEGWCGDAAQLLPVFNKMALESNKNIDLRIVLRDENEELMNHFLTNKAKAIPKLIVINKNTGSIAGDWGPRPKVAVELIQNYKKQHGVVDETAKADLQLWYLHDKGVSTQNEILDIMLSLEQ; encoded by the coding sequence ATGAAAGCTGCAGTAGCCAAAGCATTGTTCAATAGTCATTCGTATTCTGAATACAGAAAATTGGTTTCCGACTTGTTACTCGAAGGAAAATCAACCGGAAATGAGCAATCTGAAGATTTATTACATTATAGTGAATTGAATGAAACCCGATTACACCGATTGGATAAAACAATGAAAATAACCGAAGTGAATGTAGCTAAATTACATTCTTTAAAAAACGAATACATTTGGTTGGTTCTTGCCGAAGGCTGGTGTGGTGATGCGGCACAGTTGCTGCCTGTTTTTAATAAAATGGCTTTAGAATCAAATAAAAATATAGATTTAAGAATTGTTTTACGCGATGAAAATGAGGAATTAATGAATCATTTTTTGACAAATAAAGCCAAAGCGATTCCAAAGCTGATTGTTATTAATAAAAATACCGGAAGCATTGCAGGCGATTGGGGTCCAAGACCAAAAGTCGCCGTTGAATTAATACAAAATTATAAAAAACAGCACGGAGTTGTAGATGAAACTGCCAAAGCCGATTTACAATTGTGGTATCTTCACGATAAAGGTGTAAGTACTCAAAATGAAATTTTGGATATAATGCTTAGTTTGGAACAATAG
- the truB gene encoding tRNA pseudouridine(55) synthase TruB codes for MKTAEDFLNGQIILIDKPLHWTSFQAVNKLKWALISKLNLPKKFKIGHAGTLDPLATGLLLVCTGKFTKRITELQGQAKEYTGTFYIGATTPSYDLETEIDQTFPTSHIDEALIHETVKQFLGEIDQKPPIFSAIKKDGIRLYEHARAGETVEIATRKTTIHEFEITRIALPEIDFRVVCSKGTYIRSLAFDFGKAMNSGSHLTVLRRTKIGDYDVNDGMDVIAFEKSIVPN; via the coding sequence TTGAAGACTGCTGAAGATTTTTTAAACGGACAAATCATTTTAATTGATAAACCTTTGCATTGGACTTCCTTTCAGGCGGTGAATAAATTAAAATGGGCTTTAATCAGCAAGCTGAACCTTCCAAAAAAATTTAAGATTGGTCACGCCGGAACATTAGATCCGCTAGCAACCGGATTACTATTAGTTTGCACCGGAAAATTTACCAAAAGAATCACCGAACTTCAAGGTCAAGCCAAAGAATATACAGGAACGTTTTACATTGGAGCCACGACGCCTTCATACGATTTAGAAACCGAAATTGACCAAACCTTTCCAACATCGCACATAGACGAAGCTTTAATTCATGAAACGGTAAAACAATTTCTGGGTGAAATAGACCAAAAACCACCTATTTTCTCGGCTATAAAAAAAGATGGCATTCGTTTATACGAGCATGCCCGCGCTGGAGAAACGGTAGAAATTGCCACCAGAAAAACGACCATTCACGAATTTGAAATCACGAGAATTGCACTTCCTGAAATTGACTTTAGAGTCGTTTGCAGCAAAGGAACTTATATTCGTTCCCTTGCTTTTGATTTTGGAAAAGCCATGAATTCCGGTTCTCATTTAACGGTTTTACGCCGAACAAAAATTGGCGATTACGATGTAAATGACGGAATGGATGTTATAGCATTTGAAAAATCTATTGTTCCAAACTAA
- a CDS encoding DUF3098 domain-containing protein, giving the protein MKNNEQKQEFLFGKINYTILLIGIGVIALGFILMSGGGSEDPNVFNEDIFNFRRIRLAPTTVLIGFGITVYAILKNPKKA; this is encoded by the coding sequence ATGAAAAACAACGAACAAAAACAAGAATTTCTTTTTGGAAAAATAAATTATACCATTCTGCTAATCGGAATTGGAGTAATTGCTTTAGGCTTTATTTTGATGTCGGGTGGCGGAAGTGAAGATCCAAATGTATTCAACGAAGATATTTTTAATTTCAGAAGAATTCGCTTGGCACCAACTACAGTGCTTATTGGTTTTGGAATTACGGTTTATGCCATTCTTAAAAATCCAAAAAAGGCATAA
- a CDS encoding undecaprenyl-diphosphate phosphatase: protein MNTLQAFIIAIIEGLTEYLPVSSTGHMVFASSYFGIQEDDFVKLFQVSIQFGAILAVVALYWKKFFDFSKFNFYIKLVCAVIPALVLGKLFDDKIEAVLGDPIPIAIVLILGGVILLFIDSRFQNPTVIQEEDITIKKAVIIGFWQCLAMMPGTSRSAASIIGGMQQGLTRHAAAEFSFFLAVPTMMAVTCYSVFLKTYEASQMKGYELILKSDENIKFFLIGNIVAFIVAVLAIKFFIEIIKKYGFKPWGWYRIIVGIFLLIYFSYLK, encoded by the coding sequence ATGAATACATTACAAGCTTTTATAATTGCCATTATCGAAGGATTAACGGAATATTTGCCCGTTTCTTCTACAGGTCACATGGTATTTGCCAGTTCTTATTTTGGGATTCAAGAAGATGATTTTGTGAAGCTTTTTCAAGTTTCAATTCAATTTGGAGCCATTTTAGCCGTAGTCGCTTTATATTGGAAGAAATTTTTCGATTTCTCTAAATTCAATTTTTATATCAAATTAGTGTGTGCCGTAATTCCAGCTTTGGTTTTAGGAAAATTATTTGATGACAAGATTGAAGCCGTTTTGGGAGATCCAATTCCCATTGCAATTGTTTTAATTTTAGGCGGAGTCATTCTGCTTTTTATTGACAGCCGTTTTCAAAATCCAACCGTTATTCAAGAAGAAGACATTACTATAAAGAAAGCCGTAATCATTGGTTTTTGGCAATGTTTGGCTATGATGCCGGGAACTAGTCGTTCTGCAGCTTCTATAATTGGAGGAATGCAACAAGGTTTGACGCGTCATGCAGCTGCAGAATTTTCATTCTTTTTAGCAGTTCCAACCATGATGGCTGTAACCTGTTATTCGGTGTTTTTAAAAACCTACGAAGCCTCACAAATGAAAGGCTACGAACTCATTTTAAAATCAGACGAGAACATAAAGTTTTTCCTTATCGGAAACATTGTCGCTTTTATCGTTGCTGTTTTAGCCATTAAATTCTTTATTGAAATCATCAAAAAATACGGTTTTAAACCATGGGGTTGGTACCGAATTATCGTGGGAATCTTTTTATTGATTTACTTTTCATACCTAAAATAA
- a CDS encoding uroporphyrinogen-III synthase, which produces MKVKTILVSQPEPKVENSPYFELQQKHKVKIDFRPFIHVEGVNAKEIRLQKIDLNHYTAIILTSKNAVDHFFRVAEEMRFKVPEGLKYFCQSEAIAFYLQKYVVYRKRKIYVGPKDFADLSPLIKKYKDEKFLLPASDQLNADAPITLNALKVDWTPAVFYRTVMSDLSDLADVYYDVLAFFSPTGIKSLFKNFPDFKQNDTRIAVFGSTTQKEALDHGLRVDILAPTPATPSMTMALEKYIIEANKGK; this is translated from the coding sequence ATGAAAGTGAAAACAATTTTGGTGTCACAGCCCGAGCCTAAAGTGGAAAATTCTCCTTACTTTGAGTTGCAACAAAAGCATAAAGTGAAAATTGATTTCAGACCTTTTATTCATGTAGAAGGAGTTAATGCAAAAGAAATTAGACTTCAAAAAATTGATCTTAATCATTACACAGCCATTATTTTGACTAGTAAAAATGCTGTAGATCATTTCTTTAGAGTAGCTGAAGAAATGCGTTTTAAAGTACCTGAAGGATTAAAATATTTCTGTCAATCCGAAGCGATTGCCTTTTATCTGCAAAAATATGTAGTGTACAGAAAACGTAAAATTTACGTAGGTCCTAAAGATTTTGCTGATTTATCTCCTCTGATAAAAAAATACAAAGACGAAAAATTCTTATTACCTGCTTCAGACCAGTTGAATGCCGATGCGCCAATAACGCTAAACGCATTAAAAGTAGATTGGACTCCAGCCGTTTTTTACAGAACAGTAATGAGTGATTTATCGGATTTAGCAGATGTTTATTATGATGTTTTGGCTTTTTTCAGTCCAACAGGAATAAAATCATTGTTTAAAAACTTCCCAGACTTCAAACAAAACGACACTCGAATTGCAGTTTTTGGAAGCACAACACAAAAAGAAGCTTTAGATCATGGCTTAAGAGTAGACATTTTAGCGCCAACACCGGCAACTCCATCTATGACAATGGCATTAGAGAAATACATTATTGAAGCGAATAAAGGAAAATAA